The genome window AATTACATTTTAGCAAAACAAATGTCTTAAAGAagatcatatttatattttagttttttgtttgctcaaAATAAAACTCGCtatatatgtaattacatatatttttgaagtttttttttaacttttgttgcATATTCTTTTAGAACAAATGTAAAGCATgacacaattccgatttctttggcgccgcgatttgaaggtacctttggaaagaggaagtcctcctgattaaaatatatatagggttataggtaccgcacacgcttagtttatgagatattcgaccttaaagttcaaaaattcccaaaattcgaacatttcaacaagctattttaccacattaaacacactttactcacatttttcatttcaaattaattaaattaaactataagcttttaaataaatccatattttacacttttaacagtctttttactgaagaaatctttattttaaaaattacatcttACACTCGTaatgaacatcatgtgtgtgctaaaaattacgacgaaatggattGCCAtttgataataaggaaattcgctgaaatgccttttttcccaaaaattcctcgattcattcatgtggatatgttctttatttaatttaataaacaaataagcaatattatatagtaatattatataataatattatatacatatacaatatatacaatatatatcacctaatatacaaaaaaacgtattatcaaaaataaatggtaagcgctgacagatatctatatatataaaaattaatgccatttttcgttgtgactttataactcaagaacggacTCACCTATCCAAACCCAATTTTTAGGCTTTGTTTGGATTATTCAGTAGATggtttatgttttgaaattttaagaatcggATATCAGAGTCTCGAGAAATAGCCCAAAACGTGGACCCGGGTAACCCCAGGATGTGTTTGTACAATATGGGTAGCAAATGGAAGCTGTTGATGATTTCTATAGTATAGAGTATTTTTGATGCCGCTCCGTGACTAGAGTCTCGAGATATCggccaaaatgtttcaaaaatttcaccacacatatgttacatttttttttatttaactcgtACCTACTTGGAAAGCTGAAAAGCGATCAATGTatggtgaaattatttttaaaatcacaccaaaaacccatttgtttggTCAGATTCATCAATCATCAATCATCATCAATAATAGTTTAATCATTTACTAAACGATTTGTTACCTACTTAGCTACGCTCTTTCGCTctcaaaatttatgaactttCGTCTTAACTAGCATACTTATTATTCCCACCTACAAACTTTcttgcattatatttatatcaacatgtaggtatgtatgtagcagGCAGATCGACAAACAAAGTAGGCTTTGAAAAGACATCGAACTATATTAcggtgcatttattttgcatagagaaatacatgaatattttgttttttgtaggtATATAGAGCTTTGACTCTTAgcattaagaaaattcaaattaggaGAATATAtgacattagtttttatatattttttttttttaataattattgaagtttgtgtgaatttgtgaaaaaaataaatatagcgcAAAGCGAATTTCCGAGCAAAACACGGTAAGTTTTGAACTTTTGAAGTGAATTACACGAATGTATGTGTTTACCACTATTGATTTGACATAAAAaacgaaacctcaaaatggtttgagagaggtGAAAAACGTAATAAAgatggcgccgcccacttaggaccaaggttctacgaatagtgtatcaaaattaagtgctaattgagcccaaTGATAGGTAtttacctttttttaaatttaatttattattttttaattgaaagaaaaatgccACGACCCACACGAGGAAATATAGATCGGCGGACGCGTCATGCAAATGCTACGGCATTACAAAGGCGATCACAGACTCCAGATGAACGAGCACAAGCTAATGCATCGCAGCGTGAACGTAATGCACGAAATAGATCTGTTGTACCTGAAATTATGCGTGCTGCTTTTAATTATAACAGTCAGATTAATTACAGTATGTACGGATATATTGGAATAATGGACGCAATATGTCCACATTGTGATGCGGCTAAATTTCCAGGTGAAACGCCCGGCATGTGTTGTGCTAATGGCAAAGTGAGATTACCACCATTAGAAACTCCACCCGAACCATtgtcttcattaatttttgggaCTTCTGAAAATTCGAAGCTCTTTTTGAGTCATATTCAACAATACAATTCGGtatttcaaatgacttcttttttgGTGCTACTAACATTATtagagataattttatgccgacGTTTAAGGTAAATACTTAAACAGGATTGTCCCAATCAATCTGAATCATAAAAGTAttctatagttttaaaaattattatgcaacATATACCTAAAATTGCATACATGTTGCAGATTCAGGGCCAAATTTATCATCAAGCTGGTTCGTTATTGCCATACCCCGACGCTGAttatcaatttttgcaaatttattttattggtgaTGAAAATCGTGAATTGGATCAACGTTCTGCAATTGCTTTGAATACAAGATGAGAAATTATTTGTGTGCTACAAAGGTTTTTCCATCAGCATAAAGCATTAGTTCAATTGTTCAAAATTGCTCTCGATCGTATGCCCTCTGATCATCACAAAATCGTAATAAGGGCTGATAGAACACCTTTTGGAGAGCATGAAAGGCGATTCAATGCATCGACAATTGATGAGGTTGTAATTGTAATTCGTGGTGATCAGTTTCAATCGCGTGATATTATACTTCATCGTAGAAATTACCAATTGCAACGTGTTTTGGAACTTCATCGTAGTTATGACGCATTACAATACCCAATATTGCATTGGAAAGGTGACGATggctataatataaatataccaaTGATTGATCCACGAacaggtaaataatattttcagtgtgttgacatttcatcatttgtagaaatttcttaagtcacattttccacttattttaaggtctacatgtacaaaaaaagttagtgccatgaatttttattcttatcgatTGATGGTTCGTCCACAAGAACAAAACTATATCTTGAGATGTCGTAAACTATATCATCAGTACATCGTTGATATGTACGTCAAAATAGAAACAGAACGTCTTAATTTTATTCGTTTCAACCAAGCAAAATTAAggtctgaacaatatattcatttgcaagaTGCGATAGCGAATGATGCTAATATTAATGACATCGGACGTTTAACTATATTGCCATCTTCGTATATTGGTAGCCCACGGAATATGAACGAATATGCACAAGACGCAATGTGTTATGTAAGAAAATACGGTCGACCGGATCTGTtcattaaatttacatgtaATCCGCAGTGGGATGacatcaaaaacaatttatttgcaggACAGTCGACAACCGATCGTCATGACATTACTGCGcgtgtttttcggcaaaaatgtaaagcaattatggatttaattgagaaattatatgtatttgggGAGGTGCGTTGCCATATGTACTCCATTGAATGGCAGAAAAGGGGATTGGCGCACGCACATATACTAATTTGGCTGGTACATAAAGTAACTCCGGATCAAATCGATAACCTTATATCAGCTGAAATTCCTAATCACACTGCTGATCCTGAGTTATTTCAAGTTGTCGTTAAaaacatgatacatggaccgtGCGGTGAACTAAATATGAATTCACCATGTATGATTGATGAAAAGTGTTCGAAACGATACCCAAGGCAATTTACTTCAGACACAATAACGGGCAATGACGGATATCCGTTGTATCGACGTAGATCACCTAATGATAATGGCAAAACGGCAACCATTAGAATGCATAACCAGGAAGTTGAAGTTGATAATCGTTGGGTGGTTCCGTATTGTCcattattatcgaaaatattcaacGCTCATATAAATGTGGAATATTGTAATTCTGTCAaatccattaaatatatttgcaagtatgtaaataaagggAGCGATATGGCTATTTTCGGTGTTGCTGATGAGAATAGATATGATGAAATTACTCAGTATCAAATGAGTCGCTATATTAGTAGCAATGAAGCTGTCTGGAGGATTATGTCGTTTCCAATGCACGAAAGATATCCTGCGGTTGTTCACGTGGCTGTACATCTTGAGAATGACCaacgtgtttattttaatgtagcAAATTTATTGGAAATAGCAGCGCAACCACCAGCAACTACGTTaacagctttttttaaattatgcgaAACTGATACATTTGCGATAACTTTGTTATATTCTGAAGTGCCTCAGTATTACACATGGAATGtgtctccgaaaaaatttcaaagacgtAAACAAGGAACAGCAGTTCATGCGCATCCTGGCATTTTCCAAACAGATGCAATTGGCagaatatatacagtacatccaaacaatgttgagtgtttttatttgagATTGTTATTAGTTAACGTGAATGGCCCAAAATCATTTCAAGAATTTAGAACAGTCAACGGTCATTTGTGTGAAACATACCGTGAATCATgccaacttttgcatttgttgaAGGATGACGCTCATTGCGATTCAACAATTCATGATGCATCTATTTGGGCTCATCCTCAACAAATACGAATGCTGTTTGCCGTTATATTATCAACATGTATGCCATCAAATCCACTTGAATTATGgaacaaatataaacataatattgcagaagatattttaattcGTATGCGtcatcatgcaagaaatccTGATTTGTTGATAACTTTGGAAATGTACAACGAAGCCTTGATAATAATTGAAGATAGGTGTCTAcggattgcaaataaaacattaGTACAATTGGGTATGACCGTACCAAATCGTGACATGCATGATCTGTTTGATCGTGAATTGCAACGTGAGCAGGAATTCAATTCTAATGATTTGCGTTTATTTGTACAATCGAATATAACCAAAATGAATATTCAGCAAAAACATGTCTATGACACAATCATGCAAGCCATTTCCAATAATGCAGGTGGGTTATATTTCTTGGATGCACCTGGTGGTACAGGCAAAACGTTCGTTATATCACTGATTTTAGCCACTATTCGATCGGAACTGAAAATTGCATTGGCACTTGCATCTTCGGGAATTGCTGCTACATTATTAGAAGGTGGTCGGACAGCATACTCTGCATTAAAATTGCCATTGAATATACAGGTGATTGAAACTCCAACttgcaatatttcaagaaattctgcTATGGCAAAAGTTCTGCGATTAACGTCAATTATTTTATGGGATGAGTGTACAATggcgaataaaaaattactagaagcatttaatcgaacaatgcaagatttacgtgGTAACCAACAGCTTTTTGGTGATGCTTTGATATTACAGCCAGGGGATTTTCGACAAACATTGCCTGTCATTCCTCGGTCAACTCCTGCTGATGAAATAAATGCCTGTTTGAAGTCATCAGTTctggagatatgtacaaaaattgacACTGAACATTAATATGCGTATTCACCTACAAAATGATCCAGCTGCCCATGAGTTTTCAGAACAATTGTTACAAATTGGTGATGGCAAAATACAAATCGACAGAACCAACGGATTGATCACTGTACCgaacaatttttgtacaattacgAAATCGATAGATGAATTGATTGAAtgtgtttttccaaatattcttCAGAATTACAGAAACCATGATTGGTTGACAGAACGCGCCATTTTAGCACCGAAGAACATTCATATCAatgcattaattttcaaattcaagcaaaacTCCCAGGCGTAGTCACGACATATAAATCAATTGACAGTGCTATGAATCAAGATGAGGCAATGAATTAtccaaatgaatttttgaattctttagAACCGgctggtatgccaccgcattgcTTGAATCTGAAAGTGGGTTCTTTGATTATATTATTGCGAAATATTAATCCaccaaaactgtgtaatggCACCAGATTggcagtgaaaaatttattgccaaatttgattgaagctacGATCTTAACTGGTAAATCAAAAGGAGAAGTTTGTTTAATACCGCGTATTCCTATGATTCCAACTGATATGCCATTTGAATTCAAACGATTACAATATCCTGTGCGTTTATCATTTGCGATGTCCATCAACAAAGCTCAAGGGCAAACACTTAACGTTTGTGGCGTGAATTTGGAGGAATCATGTTTTTCACATGGCCAACTTTATGTTGCCTGTTCCAGAGTCGGTACCCCCAGCCGTTTGTTTATTCATGctcaaaatggaaaaacaaaaattattgtttatccaaatatataaaaatgaatgccatCTTTCTGTTGTGACTTTTAACTCAAgaatcaaataattaaatatatatttttttttataaatgagttTGATTTAATTTTCGTTGTGACTTTATAACTCAAGCTTTCAAAAAAATAGCTATCtgtaacaaataattaaatatatttttttataaatgagtttgatttaatatttcacttcatACGTATTCATTGACGAAGCACGTacaaagttcgccgggtcagctataAATTTAACCATTATATGTTTCAAttca of Bactrocera neohumeralis isolate Rockhampton unplaced genomic scaffold, APGP_CSIRO_Bneo_wtdbg2-racon-allhic-juicebox.fasta_v2 ctg2830, whole genome shotgun sequence contains these proteins:
- the LOC126766889 gene encoding uncharacterized protein LOC126766889, translating into MNFYSYRLMVRPQEQNYILRCRKLYHQYIVDMYVKIETERLNFIRFNQAKLRSEQYIHLQDAIANDANINDIGRLTILPSSYIGSPRNMNEYAQDAMCYVRKYGRPDLFIKFTCNPQWDDIKNNLFAGQSTTDRHDITARVFRQKCKAIMDLIEKLYVFGEVRCHMYSIEWQKRGLAHAHILIWLVHKVTPDQIDNLISAEIPNHTADPELFQVVVKNMIHGPCGELNMNSPCMIDEKCSKRYPRQFTSDTITGNDGYPLYRRRSPNDNGKTATIRMHNQEVEVDNRWVVPYCPLLSKIFNAHINVEYCNSVKSIKYICKYVNKGSDMAIFGVADENRYDEITQYQMSRYISSNEAVWRIMSFPMHERYPAVVHVAVHLENDQRVYFNVANLLEIAAQPPATTLTAFFKLCETDTFAITLLYSEVPQYYTWNVSPKKFQRRKQGTAVHAHPGIFQTDAIGRIYTVHPNNVECFYLRLLLVNVNGPKSFQEFRTVNGHLCETYRESCQLLHLLKDDAHCDSTIHDASIWAHPQQIRMLRYFNSYASSCKKS